GGCAAGGATGAGGATGACGATATCGACGGTGGTTCCGGTCACGGCGTCTCCTCCACTCCGATACCCCGCATGTCAGCCGGGGTCATGGTCTCCCCGTTGCGGGACCGCTCCAGGGCCGCGAAGAGGTTCTCCGGCTCCCGGTCGGCGTCCCACCAGGGGCGCTCCCAGCCGCCGAACCGGAGCAGGGCGTCCACCAGACCGCCGGTGAACCCCCACAGCAGGTAGCCGTCGACGTCGAACGCCGGGCCCTCCCAACCGCCGAAACCGACCCGGGTCCGCACGGCGGGGTCCGCGAGGTCGCGGACCGGCACACTGCGCACCCAGTCGTTCTCGTCGGTGGCGGGGCTGACCGCACTCGGTGAGCGCCACCAGCCCAGCACCGGGACGACCGCGTGGTTCGTCCGGTCGATGTACAGCGGTTCGAGCACCGCCAGCGGGTCCACGCCGTCCGGACGCAGCCCCGTCTCCTCGGTCGCCTCCCGCAGCGCCGTGGCCACCGGCGACGGGTCCGTGGGCTCCCGGTGCCCGCCCGGGAAGGCGATCTGTCCGGAGTGGGACCGCAGCGACGGATTGCGGTGGGTCAGCAGCAGCGACGGATCTCCGGCACCGGCCGACGGGGAACCGTCATCGGCGCCGGTTGACCCGTCGGCCCCGTCTGACCCGTCGGCGAGCAGCATGAGCACCGCTGACGGCCGGGGCGGTGTGCCGTCGGGACCGTTCGCCGGAACATGGCGCGACGGATCCGACAGCACCCGCGAGGCGTCGCGCGACGCGGCGGTCAGCGGGTCGATCCAGGTGGGCAGGCCGGACGGCAGGTCCGGCTGGGACCTGCCCGCGTCCAGCCAGGCGTCGAGGGAGAAAGTCATGGGAGCCCCACCCTACCCGGCGGCACCGCCCAGGACCGCCTCAACATCCGCGACGGAGTGCAGCTCACCGGGGTGCAGCGTGACGCGTGAACCGTCCGCCCGGTAGATCACCGAGACCGGGACGACCGCGGGCAGTGCGGCGGCCGCGGCGACGGCCCCGTCGGAATCCTGGTAGCTCGGCAGCCGGACCCCCAGATCCGCCAGCATGTCCGCACCGGCCTGCCCCCGCTCCGCGGCGTGGACACCGACGATGTTCCACTCCGGGTGCTTCGCCGCGGCCTCCGCCAGGACGGGCAGTTCGGCCCGGCACGGCTGGCACCACCACGCCCACACGTTGACAAGGGTCGGGCGCCCGGCCAGTGCCGCGCCGAGATCGACACTGCCGTGGCCGCCGCCGTCGGTGAGACAGGACAGTGAGACCCCGCCCAGTTCACCGGTGCCGGACGCCGCCCCGGGTGCCGGTGCGGGACAGTCCGCCCGGCTGCCCGCCGCCACCGTGTACGTCGTCCCCGACGGATCGGGGGACGACCCCGCGTCCGGGGCCTCGGTCACCGGGACACCCTGTCCCGCCAGCCCGCCGGAGACGGCACCCGAGGTGGCCGGGGCTGCGTGATCATCACCGGAGCCGGCCAGTGAGATGACCATCGGCACCGCCGCCACCGCCAGTCCGATGACGACCGCGAGGACCAGAACAACGGTCCGCACCCTGCTGCTCACGCCTGCTCCTTCACGAGATCGGCGGCCGCAGCCGGATCCATCGGCCCCACTGTGCCCGCCGACGGGCACAGCCGGACGAGGACGCAGGCCCCGCAGGCGGCCCGGCGTGCATGGCACACCGCGCGGCCGTGGAAGATCAGCCGGTGGGAGAACATGGTCCACTCCTTCTTCTCGACCATCGCCGTGATCTCCCGCTCCACGGCCACCGGATCGGTCTGTTCGGTGAGCCCGAGCCGGCGCACGACGCGGCCGACGTGGGTGTCCACCGGGAACCCGGGGACGCCGAAGGCGTTGCCCAGCACCACATTCGCCGTCTTACGCCCCACCCCGGGCAGGGCGACGAGTTCGGCCATCGTGTCCGGCACCTCGCCGCCGTGGTCGGCGGTGAGCGCGGCCCCGAGCCGGATGAGGTTGCCGGCCTTGTTCCGGAAGAAGCCGGTCGGCCGGATGTACTCCTCCAGTGTCGCCCGGTCGGCCGCCGCATAGGAGGCGGCGTCCGGGTAGGCGGCGAACAGCGCCGGGGTGACCTGGTTGACCCGGACATCCGTGCACTGGGCGGACAGGATCGTCGCGACCAGCAGCTCCAACGGGGTGGTGTGGTCGAGGGCGCACCGGGCGTGCGGGTATTCTTTGGCCAGGAGACGGTTGATCCGGCGGGTGCGCCGGGTCCGCGCGAGCGGGGTCTCCCCGCGTCGGGACGCGACGGCGGTGGTCGATGCCGTATGAGGCAGAGTGGACATGTCCACCACCATAACCGTCGGCGGAATCCCCCCTGGTACCACATGAACGCTCCGCAGGTTGTAGTCTGTGCGGTGAACCATTTTCCGCGGCCGTTGTGACTAACCTGTCACGGGCCGAAGAGCTTTCACAGGAGTTATACGCGCAATGGGCGAAGCAGAAGAGATCCTCTCCCGCGCCGGGATCTTCCAGGGTGTCGATCCGGCGGCGGTCAACGCCCTCATCGAACAGCTCGATTCCGTCACGTTCCCTCGCGGCACCACCATCTTCGACGAGGGTGAACCGGGCGACCGGCTGTACGTCATCATCAGCGGCAAGGTGAAGCTCGCCCGCCACGCACCCGACGGCCGGGAGAACCTGCTGACGATCATGGGCCCCTCCGACATGTTCGGTGAGCTGTCGATCTTCGATCCGGGTCCCCGGACCTCCGCGGCGGTGTGCGTCACCGAGGTCAAGGCCGCCTCGATGGACTCCCACATGCTGCACGACTGGATCCACGCCCACCCGGAGATCGCCGATCAGCTGCTCCGGGTCCTGGCCCGCCGCCTGCGGCGCACCAACAACTCGCTGGCCGACCTCATCTTCACCGATGTGCCGGGCCGGGTGGCCAAGGCCCTGCTGCAGCTGGCGAACCGGTTCGGTGTGCAGGAGGGTGGTGCCCTGCGCGTCCACCACGACCTCACGCAGGAGGAGATCGCCCAGCTCGTCGGCGCCTCCCGCGAGACGGTGAACAAGGCACTGGCCGAGTTCGCGCACCGTGGCTGGATCCGGCTGGAGGGCAAGTCGGTGCTCATCTCCGACACCGAACGCCTGGCCAAGCGCGCCCGGTAGCGCAGCGGCCTGCAGCAATCTGCAGCCATCCGGAACATCCGGCCTGACCGCGTCAGGGTGACACACCTGCCCACCCTGGCGCGGTCAGTGTCGTCTCCGGCCCCGGTCGGGCACTGCGGGATCCGAACTTTTCCGGTGGCCGGACGCGACGGCCTGTCCGGCGACGCCGGGACAGGCGCCGGACTCCTCGGACAGCAGGTGGATGTATCTGACGGCGCCTGACCAGGTGCAGGGCCACGACCCCCGCTCAGCCGAGTTCCCCGCTGATCCGCTGCAGCACCCGCATGGCGGCGGCGACGTCCCCGGCCATATCTGTGGCCACGTTCCCGGCAACACCCCCGGCTCCATCCCCGACCCGGACCCCGGCTCCGTCGCCGTCAGGTCCGTCACCGAGCGCCGGGGCCAGTGCACGGCGCCAGACCTGACGGACCTGGGAAAGGTTCTCCGCGGCGAGGGTGGTGGGGTGGATCCTCGTCACCCGCCCGTCCGCGGCGTCCGGAATCCGGGTGATCAGACCCTTGCCCTCCAGTGACCGCAGGGCAGCGCTGGTGTTGCTGCTGCGCAGGCCGAGTTCGGTGCCGAGCGTCTTGGGGGTCACACCCGGCTCGTCGTCGATGCGCGACATGACCATGGCCTCGAGATGGGTGAGGGCGACGCCGCCGGACTCCCGGACCTCGAGCGCCTGGATTCGCCGCGCGACCCGCAGGATGAGGTCAGCGAGGTCGGCGGAGTCTGCAGGGCCGACAGAGTCAGCAGGCTCAGCAGGGTCGGTTGTCCCCGGGTTGACATCTGCACACATTCTTCTACGCTAACATAGCTACTAAATCATAGATAGGAATTGTGCATGACTTCCGCTGCCCGCGACAGCACACCGACGACCCCGCCCGGCACTCCGTCCGGCACTCCGTCCAACTCCGGGACGATCTCCACCCCGCTGCTGCTCACCCTGGCGCTCCTCTCCGCCGTCGCCCCCTTCGCGACCGACCTGTACCTGCCCGGACTCCCCCAGATCGTCGGCGACCTCGACACGACGACCTCCGGCGCCGAGCTCTCCCTCACCGCATTCCTCATCGGCGCCGCCGTCGGCCAGGTCATCTTCGGCCCACTGTCCGACCGGCTGGGACGCCGCGGCCCGCTCCTCCTCGGCACCCTGATCTACCTGCTGTGCAGTATCGGTACTGCACTCGCCCCCTCACTCTGGCTGCTCATCACCCTCCGCCTCATCCAGGGCATCACCGGCGCGGCGGGCATGGTCATCGGCCGCGCGGTCATCTCCGACCGCTACCACGGTTCCGAGGCGGCACGGGCACTCAGCCTGATGATGATCGTCGGCGGGGTGGCCCCGGTCATCGCCCCGTTCCTCGGCAGTACCCTCGCCGACCCGATCGGCTGGCGCGGTCTGCTGTGGATCGTCGCCGGCCTCGGCCTGCTCGCCCTGGTGTGCTCGCTGACCTTCGTCCCGGAGACGCACGGTCCCGCCGAGCGGACGCGGCAGGACGCTGCCACTGCCGCCGCTGACCAGGATCCGTCAGCGACAACAGCGACGGCACAGCCCGGCACGCTGCGCCGGCTGTTCTCCCGCCCCTACCTCACCGCCACCCTGGCCTTCGCCTTCGGTTTCACCACGATGATGGCCTACATCTCGGCGTCCCCGTTCCTCTACCAGAACCTCATGGGCCTCGGCACCGTGCAGTACGGCCTCCTGTTCGGTCTCAACGCCCTGGTGCTGATGCTGGTCAGCATGGTCGCGGCGAACCTCACCCGGCGGTTCCGCATCCGGTCGGCGGCGCGCGCCGGACTCGGCATCAACCTGCTCGGCGTCCTCGTCTTCGGCCTGCTCGTCCTCGTCGACGCCCCGCCGCTGTCGCTGGCGGTCCCCCTCGTCTTCGTCGTCGGTTCCCTGGGCCTCGTCCTGGGCAACGCCACCGCGCTGGCGATGGACGCCGTCCCCGGGGCCGCCGGTTCCGCCTCCGCCCTGCTGGGCTTCCTCCAGTTCGGACTGGCCGGTATCGCCTCACCCCTGGTGGGCCTGGGCGGAGACATGGACGCCGCCCCGCTGGCGGTGACCATGCTCGTCGCCTCGGTGATCGGCAACCTCGCGATCGCCGCGTGTCCGACGAAGATCTGACGACGGCGGAACGAACCGACAGGTCGAATTTCCCGACTCCAAACCGCACGTCGGTTCGCGAACCCGACAGGGCCGCACCCCGGTTCGCGAACCCGACCGCCGCGGAGGATTCGGCTAATCGGCGTTGTAGCCCAGGTACCTCAGGGTCACGCGGGTGGACTGCTTCGCGGCGTCCCGCAGGACCGGGTCGACGTCGGTGTAGATCTCGTCGACGATCTGCCCCACCGTGGCGTCCGCACCGAGTTTGTCGACGGCGGCGGTGACCTGGCGGATCCGCTGTTCGCGACGGTTGATGTACTTCTCGACGACCTCGGCGGCGTCCGCCCGGTCCGGACCGTGCCCGGGCAGCAGGTGCACGCCGTGACTGCGCGCGTCCAGCTTCTTCAGCGAGGCGATGTACTGCCCGAGGTCACCGGTGGTCTCCGAGATCATGGTGGTGTGCCGCCCGGCGAGCGTGTCCCCGCTGACGATGCCTTCGACGTCGGCATCGGTGCCGGCCGCCCCACCATCGGTGTGGATGAAGAAACACACCGAGTCGTCGGTGTGGCCGGGGGTCGCCACGACCTCGATCGTCGGCGTCAGCCCGTCGAACCCGATGAGTTCGCCGTCGACGAGCGGCTCAGCACCGTGACAGAACCGCGGCGAGACCGCACGGACCGGGGCACCGGTGAGCTGCCGGAACCGCTCGGCCCCGTCGGCGTGGTCCCCGTGGTGGTGGGTGAGCAGGATCAGCCTGATCTCCGCACCCCCCTCGGTCGCCCGGCTGCGCAGGACATTGAGGTGCCCCTCATCCTGCGGACCCGGATCGATGACGACGGAGACCGTGTCGCCGGGCGCCCGGACGATCCAGGAATTGGTCCCCTCCAGAGCGGAGTAGCTGGGGTTGTCACACAGGACGACGCCGGTGGAGGGGGTGACGGGACGCAGCTGGCTGTACGCGGGATGCTCCATGCCCGCGAGTCTAGTGCCACCGTCGGAGGACGGGCAGCGGAACTCACCACCCCCGGGGGAGCGCGCCGCCCCCTGACCGGCACCGTCCGGCACCGTCCGGCACTGTCCGGCACCGTCCGGGACTGCCGGGACGCCGCGGTCAGCGCACGCGGACGATGAGCTCGACCTCGACCGGGCTGTCGAGCGGCAGTTCGGCGACCCCCACCGCGCTGCGGGCGTGGGCGCCGGCCTCCCCGAAGACCTCGCCGAGGAGTTCCGAGGCGCCGTTGACGACACCGGGCTGGCCGCCGAAACCGGCGGCGGAGGAGACGAATCCGACGACCTTGACCACCTGGACGACCTCGTCGAGTCCCACGAGGTCGTCGATCGCGGCGAGCGCGTTGAGGGTCGCGGTGCGGGCGAGATCCTTCGCCTGCTCCGCGGTGACGGCGGCACTGTCCCCGTCGCCGACCTTGCCGGTGGCGGGCAGCTCACCGTCGATGAAGGGCAGCTGGCCCGAGGTGAACACGAGGTCCCCGCTGCGCAGTGCCGGCACGTAGGCGGCGACCGGGGCGGCGACCGGGGGGAGGGTGAGGCCCAGCTCGGTGAGGCGGGCGGACGCGGTGGTGGTCACGCTACTTCTCCCTCTTCAGGTAGGCGATGTGCTGTTCTCCGGTGGGCCCGGGCAGCACGGTCACCAGGTCCCAGCCGTCCTCACCCCAGGTGTCCAGGATCTGCTTGGTGGCGTGGGTGAGCAGTGGCACGGTGGCGTATTCCCATTGAGTCATGGGCGCCAGTATAAGGGTCAGTGCGCCGACTCGAGCTGGCCCGCGAAGAAGTCGGCCCAGCTGTCGACCTCGGGGTGCTTGCGCAGCAGCGCACGGCGCTGACGTTCAGTCATCCCGCCCCAGACGCCGAATTCGACGTTGTTGTCGAGGGCGTCCGCCCGGCACTGCAGCACCACCGGGCAGTGCCGGCAGATGGCCACGGCCTTGCGCTGCGCGGCGCCCCGGACGAACAGCTCCTCCGGATCGACGTTGCGGCAGTGCGCCTGCGTGATCCACTCCCCGCGGTGGGTGAAGGACTCCCGCGTGGTGAGCTGGTCGGCGGTGCGCCGGACCACCCCGTCCGCGGCGCCGCCGGGCGCGGTCAGGAGTTGGTCGTGGTCGAGCGATGCAGTCATGGCAGGCCTCCCGCTGTGTTGTCGTCACCGTGGGAACCGGTGATCGGAGAGTGCCCCGGACGGGGCGTTCGGAAATTGTGTGTAAGTCTATTCACTTAGATTTAGAAGTGTCGAATGGCTCACAGGGCTGCGCAGTGTGGGACACGTCACCGACCGGGCGGTCCGCCCCTACCCCCGAATTGTGATTCCCACCACAGAATTGCGGAATTTCCCGTGATCGGCGCAGTTCGATCTGTGCGAACCGGCAGGTCACTCGCCCCCGTTCCCGGATCCGCCCACCCTCGACCCGGACTCCCCGACATCCTCCGCCGACGCGTTCGGACCCCGAACATCACGCGCGTCACAACCGCTCCGCGGACCGTTACCTGAATACCCCCGTAAGTCACCCCCGGTCCGGTGTCGGCGTCCCCGCAGACTCCGGACGCCCACCCGGACACCACAGCCGGGCGGGCGCATCCGGACGCTCCTGTCCGCCCGTCCGATAGGGTTGGCGTGTGGGATATCACAGCGCCGCACCGGAACGCCGGTCGCCGACAGCGACCGGGTCGCCCCGCGCGCGTGCCGCGGCCACCCTGGCCGCCGCCGTCCTGATCGGTGGAATTCTCGCCGCAGCAGCCCTGATTCCCCTGCTCAGCGGTGCCGGATGGACCGTCAACACGGCCGCCGGCACGGTCAACACGAACCTCTCCGACATCGACGAGAACCGCTCCCTGCCCCTGGCCACCACCGTGACCGACCGGAACGGCACCCCGATCGCCCATCTCTACGACCAGCGCCGTTACCAGGCGGACTCCGCCGACATCGCCGATTCAGCCAAAGCCGCCATCGTCGCGATCGAGGACCGTCGCTTCTACGACCACGACGGGGTGGACCTGCGCGGCACCGCCCGCGCCCTGACCGCCAACCTCTCCAGCGGCGGCGTGGCCCAGGGCGCCTCCACACTCGACCAGCAGTACATCAAGAACTACCTCCTGCTCATCGAGGCCGACGACGATGACGAGCGCACCGCCGCCACCGAAACCTCCTTCGCCCGCAAGCTCCGCGAGATGAAGATGGCCATCGATCTCGACCGGAACTACTCCAAGGACGAGATCCTCACCCGGTACCTCAACCTCGTCGAGTTCGGCCACGGCGCCTACGGGATCGAGGCCGCGGCGCGGACCTACTTCGACACCACCGCCGCCCAACTCACGGTCCCCCAGTCCGCACTGCTCGCCGGGATCGTCCAGTCCGCGTCCCTGCACGACCCCTACTCCCGTCCCGACGATGCGCTCGCCCGGCGCAACGCCGTCCTCGACGCCATGGTCACCGCCGGCACACTCTCCCCGGCCGACCGGGACACCTACGCCGGACAGTCGCTCGCCGACACCGGACTCACCGACTCCCCCACCGTCGAACCCCAGGGCTGCATCAGCGCCGGCGACGCCGGGTTCTTCTGCGACTACGCGCTCTCCTGGCTCGACAAGCACGGACTCGATTCCGCCGCCCTCGCCGGCGGCGGGTACACCGTCCGGACCTCGCTCGACCCCGCCGCCCAGCAGTCGGCGGTGGACGCCGCCCGGCGCCAGGCGGACCCCGCGACCCCCGGCGTCGCCCTCACCACCGACCTCATCGCACCGCGGGAGAACTCGCACGAGGTCGTGGCCATGGCCTCCTCCCGGGTCTACGGACTCGACGAGGACGCCGGCCAGACCGTCCTGCCGCTCACCCACGCCACCGAAGGCAACGGTGCAGGCAGTATCTTCAAGCTCTTCGCCGCGGCGTCCGGAATGGAACGGGGCATGGTCGGACTCGACGACGTCCTCGACGTCCCCCGCCGGATCGAGGTCTCCGGAATGGGCAGCGGCGGCGCCGACTACTGTCCGGCCGAGAAGTACTGCGTCGAGAACACCGGCAACTTCGCCCCCCGCATGACCCTCCGGGAGGCACTCGCCACCAGCCCCAACACACCGTTCGTCGGCCTCGCCCAGCGGATCGGAGTGGGGCCGGTGGCCGACCTCGCCGCCCGGCTCGGACTGCGCTCCCTGGCGGAACCCGGCAGCGCCGGCCTCAGCGGCGACGAGGCGGACCTCAGCATGGTCGAGTCCGCCACGAACACGAACATGGGGTCCTTCGTCCTCGGGCCGGTGTCCGTGAACCCCGTGGAACTGGCGAACGTCTCCGCCAGCCTCGCCGACCACGGCCGCTGGTGCGAACCCGACCCCGTCCTGTCCGTCACCGACTCCGCCGGCCACGACGTCGACCTGGACCGGACCCCCTGCGAGCAGGTCCTCGACCCGAAAGTCGCCGACTCGCTCGCCGCCGGCATGACCGGGGACGCCGGCACCGGCACCGCCGGCGGTGCCGCGAAGGCGACCGGGTGGAACCGCCCGGTCGCCGCCAAGACCGGCACCACCGAGACCAACCTCTCCGCGGCGTTCCTCGGGTTCACCCCGGGGCTCGCCGGGGCGTCCTACGCCTTCAACGACGGCTGGCAGGTCCAGCAGCTGTGCACCGACCCGCTGCGGCAGTGCGCATCAGGGAACCTGTTCGGCGGCGGCGAACCCGCCCGGGCCTTCTTCACCGCCGCCAACTCCGTCATCGACCGGTACGGTGGCGCCGCCCCGCTGCCCGCCGCCGACCCCCGCTTCCTCCACGGGACCGGACGCCCCGTCAGGTAGCCGACGACCGGCCCGTCACGCCCTGTCACGCCCCGCCTCACGCTGACTCACCCGGTCCGGCCCGTGCCCGACCCCGGTCCCGCCCCGGCCGCGCGCAGGTAGACTCAGCCGGGTGATCACCCGTCGAGAACACCGCCCGACCGACCGATCCGCGCGTACCGCCGGCCGGAGCCCCGTCCACACCCTCGCCACGACCGCCGCCGTGGCCGGTGGCGCCGGCCTCGCCACCCTGGCCGGCGGCATCCTCGGCACCAGGGACTTCATCCTGCGCGAGGTCACCGTCCCCGCACTGGCGCCGGAGACCTTCGCCCGCCGCCGCGACCGGGCAGAGACCCAGGGGGTCCACGGCCAGCCGGGATCCGCCGGCGACGCCTTCCGCATCCTCCATGTCTCCGACCTCCACATGCTCGCCCACCAGCGACTCAAGCAGCGCTGGGTGGCCTCCCTCGCCGCCCTGCAGCCGGACCTCGTGGTCGACACCGGCGACAACCTCGGCGAGAAGGAGGCGGTTCCCGCGGTGCTGCGCGCCCTCGGCCCGCTGCTGTCCTTCCCCGGCGTCTTCGTCTTCGGCAGCAACGACTACTACGCCCCGCACCCGGTGAACCCGGTGAACTACCTGCTGGGGAAGAAGAATCCGCCGAGCGACATCGACCTGCCGTGGCAGGGCATGCGCGCGGCGTTCATCGAACACGGCTGGCAGGACGCCACCCACCGCCGCACCGACTTCACCGCCGGCGGACTGCGCCTGGCCGTCGGCGGGGTGGACGATCCGCACCTCGACCGGGACGACTACGCCTCCCTGGCCGGTGGCCCGAATCCGGACGCCGACCTCGCCCTCGGCCTCACCCACGCCCCCGAGCCACGGGTCCTCGACGACTTCGCCGCCGACGGCTACCAGCTGGTGCTCGCCGGCCACACCCACGGCGGTCAGCTGTGCCTGCCCGGCGGGCGGGCGGTCGTCACCAACTGCGGCATCGACCGCTCCCGGGTCGCGGGCGCCTCCCGGTGGTCCGAGCGGATGTGGCTGCACGTCTCCAACGGGCTGGGCACCTCGAAGTATGTCCCGGTCCGGCTCTTCTGCCGACCGTCGGCGACCCTGATCAACGTCGTGGAACGTTCCGCCTGACAATATCGCTGATGACCTGGTGTTTTGCCTGTCTTCGGCGGGACGTCTATAGTTCTAAGTCGTTGCGACAACGGATGTCCGCGAGACAGCCGCTGCCGTTCCAGACCGGGGTATGGCGCAGCTTGGCAGCGCGCTTCGTTCGGGACGAAGAGGTCGTGGGTTCAAATCCCGCTACCCCGACAGCCAGAGAAACACCCTCTGACCTGCACAGCAGGTCAGAGGGTGTTTTTCGTTGTGCATGGTCGGAGTCGGGTCAGGGTCACGCCGTGACGTCGTTTTGACTACCCGCCGCTGACGCGCGACGCACCGACTCAGCCGGAGTTGTCCCGAGCTGACCCGATTCTGCGGTTCTGGCCCGACGGAACTGACCGATCCGGGTCAGCTCGGGTCACCACGACGTCCTCGGGACGACCGGCCGACCGGTGCCAGCCCGGGTCAGATCAGGGCGCCCGCCGGCCCCAGGTCCACCCGGCGCATCGCGTCGGTGGAGGAATTCCAGGAGTCCGAGACCTCCGCCGTGAGCACCCGGGTGCCGTCGGCGCGGGTCTCGATCCACGGGTCGCGCAGGGCCACGTCCACCAGAGAGAACCGGGCGGTCGCATGGACGGTCCCCCGGTAGCGCTCCGTACTCCCCACCGAGCCGTCCGCGGTGAACCCGACCCGACCGTCATCGAGCACCACCGCACCGTCCCGACCCTTCAGCCCGCCCTGGGCGGCCTCGGCGGCACGGGCGACCAGGTCGGCGTCCAGCACGAGATCGGGACTGGCGGGGGCGGGCGTATTCGGTCCTGGTCCGGTGGAGAACGGCACCGGGACGTAGATCTCCTCGGCGGCGTTGACCGAGCCGGCGGCCGGGTAGACGTAGACGCCGAACCGGTCCCCCGGCGTCTCCGCGGGCGGGTCGACGGTCAGGCGTGCGGTGAAGGTTCCGTCGTCCTCCATCCGCTGCGCCTCGCGGGCGATGGGCGTACGCATGTCGACCGGTGCGGTGGGCAGGGCGGCGAGACTGTCGTCCGGGAGAACCCAGGCGAGCTGGTCGTGGGGGTGGGTGCGGGCCTCCCCCGGCGCACCCTCGGACGGCCGCCAGGTCTCCCCGAATCCGCTGTAGAGGACATAGACACCGTTCGCGGTCCCGGGCGGGACCGGCATGACGAACCCGCCCCGGTTGGCCTCCGGTGAGAAGCCGTTGCCGTGGACGAGGAGCACATCGCCGCGGTGCACCGGGGTTTCCCCGGTGACCGGGGTGCCGTCTTCACGGGTGACGGTGATCTGCGGGTTCTCGGTGACCTCGGGGAAGAGCGGGAGGGAGTCGGGGACGGTGGGCATCGCCGCCGATGCCGCGGGGGCGGCGACGACAGCGGGGACAGTGAGTGCGGACAGGAGCAGGCCGGACGCCACAACGGCTGTAGCGGAGACGGCCCCGGTGCGGGGTAGGAACGTCATACCCCACATTCTAACCTGGTGAGGCTAACCTCAGAACTCTTCGTAGATGGCGGGGTCCTGACCCTTCAGCCGCCCGTCGGGGCGTCCGAGCGCGGTGATCGCCGCGACCTCCTCGTCCGAGAGCGTCACCGACAGCGACGCCAGGTTCTCCCGCTGCCGGTCCCGGTGGGCCGCCTTCGGGATGGCGGTCACCCCGCGCG
This is a stretch of genomic DNA from Corynebacterium nuruki S6-4. It encodes these proteins:
- a CDS encoding HtaA protein, translating into MTFLPRTGAVSATAVVASGLLLSALTVPAVVAAPAASAAMPTVPDSLPLFPEVTENPQITVTREDGTPVTGETPVHRGDVLLVHGNGFSPEANRGGFVMPVPPGTANGVYVLYSGFGETWRPSEGAPGEARTHPHDQLAWVLPDDSLAALPTAPVDMRTPIAREAQRMEDDGTFTARLTVDPPAETPGDRFGVYVYPAAGSVNAAEEIYVPVPFSTGPGPNTPAPASPDLVLDADLVARAAEAAQGGLKGRDGAVVLDDGRVGFTADGSVGSTERYRGTVHATARFSLVDVALRDPWIETRADGTRVLTAEVSDSWNSSTDAMRRVDLGPAGALI
- a CDS encoding metallophosphoesterase; its protein translation is MITRREHRPTDRSARTAGRSPVHTLATTAAVAGGAGLATLAGGILGTRDFILREVTVPALAPETFARRRDRAETQGVHGQPGSAGDAFRILHVSDLHMLAHQRLKQRWVASLAALQPDLVVDTGDNLGEKEAVPAVLRALGPLLSFPGVFVFGSNDYYAPHPVNPVNYLLGKKNPPSDIDLPWQGMRAAFIEHGWQDATHRRTDFTAGGLRLAVGGVDDPHLDRDDYASLAGGPNPDADLALGLTHAPEPRVLDDFAADGYQLVLAGHTHGGQLCLPGGRAVVTNCGIDRSRVAGASRWSERMWLHVSNGLGTSKYVPVRLFCRPSATLINVVERSA
- a CDS encoding transglycosylase domain-containing protein, with the protein product MGYHSAAPERRSPTATGSPRARAAATLAAAVLIGGILAAAALIPLLSGAGWTVNTAAGTVNTNLSDIDENRSLPLATTVTDRNGTPIAHLYDQRRYQADSADIADSAKAAIVAIEDRRFYDHDGVDLRGTARALTANLSSGGVAQGASTLDQQYIKNYLLLIEADDDDERTAATETSFARKLREMKMAIDLDRNYSKDEILTRYLNLVEFGHGAYGIEAAARTYFDTTAAQLTVPQSALLAGIVQSASLHDPYSRPDDALARRNAVLDAMVTAGTLSPADRDTYAGQSLADTGLTDSPTVEPQGCISAGDAGFFCDYALSWLDKHGLDSAALAGGGYTVRTSLDPAAQQSAVDAARRQADPATPGVALTTDLIAPRENSHEVVAMASSRVYGLDEDAGQTVLPLTHATEGNGAGSIFKLFAAASGMERGMVGLDDVLDVPRRIEVSGMGSGGADYCPAEKYCVENTGNFAPRMTLREALATSPNTPFVGLAQRIGVGPVADLAARLGLRSLAEPGSAGLSGDEADLSMVESATNTNMGSFVLGPVSVNPVELANVSASLADHGRWCEPDPVLSVTDSAGHDVDLDRTPCEQVLDPKVADSLAAGMTGDAGTGTAGGAAKATGWNRPVAAKTGTTETNLSAAFLGFTPGLAGASYAFNDGWQVQQLCTDPLRQCASGNLFGGGEPARAFFTAANSVIDRYGGAAPLPAADPRFLHGTGRPVR